A DNA window from Kitasatospora atroaurantiaca contains the following coding sequences:
- a CDS encoding histidine kinase: protein MARGASASEELPAPSRPLLTEEPERRAVPPVDLPSIALHAPAPRIAIGILYFALSAVLLQTTVNLLSIDPRPAVLFICLGCFAPIYVMQLVHSLPRAKALRERYRYWTLPAQAVLTYAPILVLGRSWGAAAGFLAASMLLLLPGRASWAMFGLVAGSMGVLGIITDSGLVGTLYMVVSTMMSGLMVFGLSRLSNLVTELHQARGQLARIAVAQERLRFARDLHDLLGYSLSSITLKSEVAIRLVSRHPDRTRDELASILDISRQALADVRAVASSYRDMSLISEAASAEAILATADITAHVKVACEPLADPADTVLATVLREGVTNMLRHSKVQHCRIEADERAGVVTLSIVNDGLGSNPDATPEPRRGSGIDNLRARVQAVGGRLTAGVCEDGLFQLVAEVPRNGRR, encoded by the coding sequence ATGGCACGTGGAGCGAGCGCTTCCGAAGAACTGCCCGCACCATCCAGACCGTTACTCACCGAAGAGCCCGAACGCCGGGCCGTCCCACCGGTCGATCTGCCGAGCATCGCGCTGCACGCACCCGCGCCGCGGATCGCCATCGGCATCCTCTACTTCGCCCTGTCCGCGGTCCTGCTGCAGACGACGGTGAACCTGCTCTCGATCGATCCCCGCCCGGCCGTCCTGTTCATCTGCCTGGGCTGCTTCGCCCCGATCTACGTGATGCAGCTGGTGCACTCGCTGCCCCGGGCCAAGGCGCTCCGGGAGCGGTACCGCTACTGGACGCTGCCCGCCCAGGCCGTTCTGACCTACGCGCCGATCCTGGTGCTGGGCCGTAGTTGGGGGGCGGCGGCCGGGTTCCTCGCCGCCTCGATGCTCCTGCTCCTGCCGGGCAGGGCCTCCTGGGCGATGTTCGGCCTGGTGGCCGGCTCCATGGGCGTCCTCGGCATCATCACCGACTCCGGCCTGGTCGGGACCCTCTACATGGTGGTGTCCACCATGATGTCCGGGCTGATGGTCTTCGGCCTCAGCCGGCTCTCCAACCTGGTCACCGAACTGCACCAGGCACGCGGTCAGTTGGCCCGGATAGCCGTCGCACAGGAACGGCTGCGGTTCGCCCGCGACCTGCACGACCTGCTCGGCTACAGCCTCTCCTCGATCACCCTGAAGAGCGAGGTGGCGATCCGGCTGGTCTCCCGCCACCCCGACCGGACCCGCGACGAGTTGGCGTCCATCCTGGACATCTCACGGCAGGCGCTCGCTGACGTCCGGGCGGTGGCCAGCAGCTACCGGGACATGTCGCTGATCAGCGAGGCCGCCTCGGCCGAGGCGATCCTGGCCACGGCCGACATCACCGCGCACGTCAAGGTCGCCTGCGAGCCGCTCGCCGACCCCGCCGACACGGTGCTGGCCACCGTGCTGCGCGAGGGCGTCACGAACATGCTGCGGCACAGCAAGGTCCAGCACTGCCGCATCGAGGCCGACGAACGCGCCGGCGTGGTCACCCTCAGCATCGTCAACGACGGCCTGGGCAGCAATCCCGACGCCACGCCGGAGCCGCGCCGGGGCAGCGGGATCGACAACCTCCGGGCCCGGGTGCAGGCGGTCGGCGGCAGGCTGACCGCCGGGGTCTGCGAGGACGGCCTCTTCCAGCTCGTCGCCGAGGTGCCGCGCAACGGCCGACGCTGA
- a CDS encoding acyl carrier protein → MATLVTSSEPVLLSEVAQVAAEILGTDAERPTGETRFHDDLGFDSVMLMQLKYRLESRLPELGELSLPDMVDSMRSVRTLAEYLGSLLLLESY, encoded by the coding sequence ATGGCAACACTCGTCACCAGCTCAGAACCGGTGCTGCTGTCCGAGGTCGCGCAGGTGGCCGCCGAGATACTCGGCACGGACGCTGAACGGCCCACCGGCGAGACCCGCTTCCACGACGACCTGGGCTTCGACTCGGTGATGCTGATGCAGCTGAAGTACCGCCTGGAGAGCCGTCTTCCGGAGCTCGGCGAGCTGTCCCTGCCGGACATGGTGGACAGCATGAGGAGCGTCCGGACACTGGCCGAGTATCTCGGCTCGCTGCTGCTTCTGGAGTCGTACTGA
- a CDS encoding acyl-CoA dehydrogenase: protein MTSTTPSDTLPSTASGATGAPEAAGSEAAARLRIADLERRLGDPWDEANPLGHTAVLAADERGEVLPEAERVLDEFGLNAEFVPTALGGRMERADVLARVLRPVFRRDPSLGFGYGATSYLAASAVWAAGTPEQQRSTAEQLLGGGRLAVAYRDLAHGNAFLRDEFTARRHEGGFLVDGEKKVISNADRAEGLVLFCRTGEAQGGQSHSALLLDRTALPAERVRDLPRHQTLGLRGCRMGGLGLTDCPVPEDALLGRWGGGVELALSSFQLTRSVLPSMVLAGADTLLRTTTRFAVERGVRGRPGVLNPLARASLVGAFLDLLICDSLALTSTRAAHLYPEATQVYASATKYLLPIVLTDTSYDLSVLLGSNVYLRDGEFGIFQKHVRDLPVTSLGHSGAAACQSTIIPQLPGLAARWFAGPAPAATLFRPGDGLPPLDHDRLRPVAAAYDPLAAELVAAEGEPWPDGPAGEYGELLRTLVSDLTGHLAELRDACRSLSLQGRSVANPRSYALVDRYTLMLAVASCLGVWRHGTGGSDDFLADPVWLLAALFRLGRRLGLNLPQQPKGLEEPVFQELLARYHDGSSLDLYRTPAAH, encoded by the coding sequence ATGACCAGCACGACACCGTCCGACACGCTGCCGTCCACGGCCTCCGGCGCCACAGGGGCGCCGGAGGCCGCCGGCTCGGAGGCGGCCGCCCGGCTGCGGATCGCCGACCTGGAACGCCGGCTCGGCGACCCGTGGGACGAGGCGAACCCGCTCGGCCACACCGCGGTGCTCGCGGCCGACGAACGCGGTGAGGTGCTGCCGGAGGCCGAGCGGGTGCTCGACGAGTTCGGGCTGAACGCCGAGTTCGTACCGACCGCGCTGGGCGGCCGGATGGAGCGCGCGGACGTCCTCGCCCGGGTGCTCAGGCCGGTCTTCCGCCGCGACCCCTCGCTCGGCTTCGGCTACGGCGCCACCTCCTACCTGGCCGCGTCCGCCGTCTGGGCGGCCGGGACGCCGGAACAGCAGCGGAGCACGGCCGAGCAGCTGCTCGGCGGCGGCCGGCTCGCGGTGGCGTACCGCGACCTGGCGCATGGAAACGCCTTCCTGCGGGACGAGTTCACCGCGCGTCGGCACGAGGGCGGCTTCCTGGTCGACGGCGAGAAGAAGGTGATCTCCAACGCCGACCGCGCCGAGGGGCTGGTGCTGTTCTGCCGTACCGGCGAGGCGCAGGGCGGCCAGAGCCACTCGGCACTGCTGCTCGACCGTACGGCGCTGCCCGCCGAGCGGGTGCGCGACCTGCCGCGCCATCAGACCCTGGGCCTGCGCGGCTGCCGGATGGGCGGGCTCGGCCTGACCGACTGCCCCGTCCCCGAGGACGCCCTGCTGGGCCGCTGGGGCGGTGGCGTGGAGCTGGCGCTGAGCTCCTTCCAGCTCACCCGCAGCGTGCTGCCCTCGATGGTGCTGGCCGGCGCCGACACCCTGCTGCGCACCACCACCCGGTTCGCCGTCGAGCGCGGCGTCCGCGGCCGCCCCGGCGTCCTGAACCCGCTGGCCAGGGCCAGCCTGGTCGGCGCCTTCCTGGACCTGCTGATCTGCGACAGCCTGGCCCTGACCAGCACCCGCGCCGCGCACCTGTACCCGGAGGCCACCCAGGTCTACGCCTCGGCCACCAAGTACCTGCTGCCGATCGTGCTCACCGACACCTCGTACGACCTGTCGGTCCTGCTCGGGTCCAACGTGTACCTCCGGGACGGCGAGTTCGGGATCTTCCAGAAGCACGTCCGGGACCTGCCGGTGACCAGCCTCGGCCACTCGGGCGCCGCCGCCTGCCAGTCCACGATCATCCCGCAGCTGCCGGGGCTCGCCGCCCGCTGGTTCGCCGGGCCGGCGCCCGCGGCCACGCTGTTCCGGCCGGGCGACGGGCTCCCCCCGCTGGACCACGACCGGCTGAGGCCGGTCGCCGCGGCCTACGACCCGCTGGCCGCCGAACTGGTGGCCGCCGAGGGCGAGCCGTGGCCGGACGGGCCGGCCGGCGAGTACGGCGAGCTGCTCCGCACCCTGGTCTCCGACCTGACCGGGCACCTGGCCGAACTGCGTGACGCCTGCCGCTCGTTGTCGCTGCAGGGGCGGTCGGTGGCCAACCCGCGCAGCTACGCCCTGGTCGACCGCTACACCCTGATGCTGGCCGTCGCTTCCTGCCTGGGCGTCTGGCGTCACGGCACCGGGGGCTCCGACGACTTCCTGGCCGACCCGGTGTGGCTGCTCGCCGCCCTCTTCCGGCTCGGCCGCCGGCTCGGCCTGAACCTCCCCCAGCAGCCGAAGGGCCTGGAGGAGCCCGTCTTCCAGGAACTGCTCGCCCGGTACCACGACGGCAGCAGCCTCGACCTGTACCGCACCCCGGCCGCGCACTGA
- a CDS encoding SagB family peptide dehydrogenase codes for MRTSSRTPEAGSPRLVRLWSLREDVLVEAAPEGGGVLLHGRWGTERVTDADPVTGEALRRMCLGPVSLENVLSEAERGAAERITGLLERFQHLVVRSLALEGGEHPLLSVVPMSPHAALDPHVPVPDRPVRLSRFAALHSDGDGFTLESPLSLHRVLLEDSDSVALVGALGWASSPEEIAAASALPRTVVLEIIALLVAADLAVTGETPLADSGPGFAEDSDPALATWSPVDLLFHTRSTTGRHDNDFGATYPSLGRLAPEPAVKQTPDGPRFPLPRPTLRQVLATDPPFTVVLENCRSRCRFDPDGTALTVHQLGELLYRAMRVRSIGSVPVGPVEYQVSDRPYPSVGGSHPLEVYLTVDHCTGLPRGAYHYDPVRHSLTMVNKGEEELDELLTVARTAAGTPTACPVLITLAARFPRTAWKFSGLGYSMVLQEAGTAVQTLCLAGTAMGLATAALGTADIDVGARAAGTDWRVESAVGQLIVGPRGRQLPGGSAPAPGGAPHFRSLDDPDWAEASVEWPV; via the coding sequence GTGCGCACGTCCTCCCGTACCCCAGAGGCGGGATCCCCCCGCCTCGTCCGTCTGTGGTCCCTGCGGGAGGACGTGCTGGTGGAGGCCGCGCCCGAGGGCGGTGGCGTACTGCTGCACGGCCGCTGGGGCACCGAGCGGGTGACGGACGCCGACCCGGTCACCGGCGAGGCGCTGCGGCGGATGTGCCTGGGGCCGGTCTCGCTGGAGAACGTGCTCTCCGAGGCCGAGCGCGGAGCCGCCGAGCGGATCACCGGGCTGCTGGAGCGCTTCCAGCACCTGGTGGTCCGCTCGCTGGCCCTGGAGGGCGGCGAGCACCCGCTGCTGTCGGTCGTCCCGATGTCCCCGCACGCGGCGCTCGATCCGCACGTGCCGGTACCGGACCGGCCGGTCAGGCTCTCCCGGTTCGCCGCGCTGCACAGCGACGGGGACGGATTCACCCTGGAGTCGCCGCTCTCGCTGCACCGCGTCCTGCTGGAGGACAGCGACTCCGTCGCGCTGGTCGGGGCGCTCGGCTGGGCATCCTCCCCCGAGGAGATCGCGGCCGCGTCCGCACTGCCGAGGACGGTGGTCCTCGAGATCATCGCCCTCCTGGTGGCCGCCGACCTCGCCGTGACCGGCGAGACGCCGCTGGCCGACTCGGGACCGGGGTTCGCCGAGGACTCCGACCCCGCGCTGGCCACCTGGTCGCCGGTGGACCTGCTCTTCCACACCCGCAGCACCACCGGCCGGCACGACAACGACTTCGGCGCCACCTACCCCAGCCTGGGCCGGCTGGCCCCGGAGCCCGCCGTCAAGCAGACCCCCGACGGGCCGCGCTTTCCGCTGCCACGGCCGACGCTCCGTCAGGTCCTGGCCACCGACCCGCCGTTCACCGTGGTGCTGGAGAACTGCCGCTCGCGCTGCCGCTTCGACCCGGACGGCACCGCGCTGACCGTCCATCAGCTCGGGGAGCTGCTGTACCGCGCGATGCGTGTACGGTCCATCGGCAGCGTGCCGGTCGGCCCGGTCGAGTACCAGGTCAGCGACCGCCCGTACCCGAGCGTCGGGGGCAGCCACCCGCTGGAGGTCTACCTGACCGTGGACCACTGCACCGGGCTGCCGCGCGGCGCCTACCACTACGACCCCGTCCGGCACAGCCTGACCATGGTCAACAAGGGCGAGGAGGAGCTCGACGAACTCCTCACCGTCGCCCGGACGGCCGCCGGCACGCCGACCGCCTGCCCGGTGCTGATCACCCTGGCCGCCCGGTTCCCGCGTACCGCCTGGAAGTTCAGCGGACTCGGCTACTCGATGGTGCTGCAGGAGGCGGGCACGGCGGTCCAGACGCTCTGCCTGGCCGGCACCGCGATGGGCCTGGCGACCGCGGCGCTCGGCACGGCCGACATCGACGTCGGCGCCAGGGCGGCCGGCACCGACTGGCGGGTCGAGTCAGCGGTGGGGCAGCTGATCGTCGGGCCGCGCGGCAGGCAACTGCCCGGCGGATCCGCCCCCGCTCCGGGGGGTGCCCCGCACTTCAGGTCCCTCGACGACCCGGACTGGGCGGAGGCGTCCGTGGAATGGCCTGTCTGA
- a CDS encoding response regulator transcription factor, with product MIRILLAEDMHMVRGALVVLLGLEPDIEVVAEAENGNQILPAAQLHKPDVAVVDIDLPGIDGLTATALLHEHVPTCRTLILTSLGRPGTLRRALAARAAGFILKDAPPDQLAEAIRKVAAGDRVIDPQLALAAWDSAENPLTRREVEVLRIAARGADAAEIAGVLFLSVGTVRNYLTNAVSKLNARNRVDAIRIAEEAGWLQ from the coding sequence GTGATCCGGATTCTGCTGGCTGAGGACATGCACATGGTCAGAGGAGCACTGGTGGTGCTGCTCGGACTGGAACCGGACATCGAGGTGGTGGCGGAAGCCGAGAACGGCAACCAGATCCTCCCCGCGGCCCAACTGCACAAACCCGACGTCGCCGTGGTGGACATCGACCTGCCGGGCATCGACGGCCTGACCGCCACCGCACTGCTGCACGAGCACGTCCCGACCTGCCGGACGCTGATCCTGACCAGCCTCGGCAGGCCGGGTACGCTGCGCCGCGCCCTGGCAGCCCGCGCGGCGGGGTTCATCCTGAAGGACGCGCCGCCGGACCAGTTGGCCGAGGCGATCCGGAAGGTGGCGGCGGGCGACCGGGTGATCGACCCGCAACTCGCCCTGGCGGCCTGGGACTCGGCGGAGAACCCGCTCACCAGACGCGAGGTCGAGGTACTCAGGATCGCCGCCCGGGGTGCGGACGCCGCGGAGATCGCCGGGGTGCTCTTCCTCTCGGTGGGGACGGTCCGCAACTACCTGACCAATGCCGTGTCCAAGCTCAACGCGCGTAACCGGGTCGACGCGATCCGGATCGCGGAAGAAGCGGGCTGGCTGCAGTGA
- a CDS encoding 4'-phosphopantetheinyl transferase family protein, translating to MPAVLEGSGAVPPVTAVGLPGRLGGREVSWVGEPMWVGGPEGPWEPVRRELCERGSSLLVAGLDDWRPARPDSPWVAGVLGRDWDRYRAITHPDIAARFLASRLLLKHAAGAALESPPEAVELAYKPGGRPYLRGCDQVDISLSHTDDLLVVGLTRRGWIGVDAELESRVLLGTGAERQICTPHELTLLEELAPARRNSALVRLWTLKEAYSKAIGQGLRFRFTEFGFEPGAPEVKVLRPDGSPGTGAEWSFGTWIVDRRFTVSAALYDAGFGDTHDIAADTMLDDGLMQALLDAS from the coding sequence ATGCCCGCAGTGCTTGAGGGGAGCGGCGCCGTGCCGCCGGTGACCGCGGTGGGCCTGCCGGGACGGCTGGGCGGCCGGGAGGTCTCCTGGGTCGGCGAGCCGATGTGGGTCGGCGGACCCGAGGGGCCCTGGGAGCCGGTACGCCGGGAGCTGTGCGAACGGGGCAGCAGCCTGCTGGTGGCCGGCCTGGACGACTGGCGGCCCGCCAGGCCCGACAGCCCGTGGGTGGCCGGCGTGCTGGGGCGCGACTGGGACCGGTACCGGGCCATCACGCACCCGGACATCGCCGCCCGCTTCCTGGCCTCCCGGCTGCTGCTCAAGCACGCGGCCGGAGCGGCCCTGGAGTCTCCCCCGGAGGCGGTGGAGCTGGCCTACAAGCCCGGCGGCCGGCCCTACCTGCGGGGCTGCGACCAGGTCGACATCAGCCTCAGCCACACCGACGACCTGCTGGTGGTCGGCCTCACCCGGCGCGGCTGGATCGGCGTGGACGCCGAGCTGGAGAGCCGGGTGCTGCTGGGCACCGGCGCCGAGCGGCAGATCTGCACCCCGCACGAGCTCACGCTCCTGGAGGAGCTGGCCCCGGCCAGACGGAACTCCGCCCTGGTCCGCCTGTGGACGCTCAAGGAGGCGTACAGCAAGGCGATCGGGCAGGGCCTGCGGTTCCGCTTCACCGAGTTCGGCTTCGAGCCCGGAGCACCGGAGGTCAAGGTCCTGCGGCCGGACGGCTCCCCGGGGACCGGCGCGGAGTGGAGCTTCGGCACCTGGATCGTCGACCGGCGCTTCACGGTGAGCGCCGCCCTGTACGACGCCGGCTTCGGCGACACCCACGACATAGCCGCCGACACCATGCTCGACGACGGCCTGATGCAGGCTCTCCTGGACGCTTCCTGA
- a CDS encoding fatty acyl-AMP ligase codes for MSQRGTFTDVVLGRAAERPDRDAYLFLHAAPDSLDAQHLTYRELDHEVRRLAAWLIERGLRRERVLIAQSDGRSFAVSFLACLYAGAVAVPVAPPHGLHHADRVLGTVKDAGVALVLTGRSDALVVSQLLAAGGYQDIPCLAVDAAELPEAGDWQRPELTEDDLALLQYTSGSTSAPKGVMVTHRMLLANQRAIWRSMRTGADTRIGGWLPYHHDMGLVGQLLHPLWLGGTGVLLPSYAFVRRPVRWLEAVSRYGITASAGPNFGYELCVRRVTDAQLAGLDLSHWETAVNGAEPVSAETMRRFAERFAPVGFRPEAFVPAYGLAEGTLHVTGGRPSGTARPPVERVVDAEALAGNRFREASPGVPSRTVVGCGQADDVELRIVDPDSHELLPDGQVGEIWLRGESISPGYWKQPGAGENRGSLGEEHGYLRTGDLGVLDGGELFVTGRLKDSIVVAGRNLYPQDIERTVQKVSALFASGAVFGVGQEAGGEQRVVVVQEVRVGRHDLDLPALASAVRRCVAEEFEVRAGGVLLVRPGTVRRTTSGKLERAAMRSLFLDGRLKPLHEFVEPSLAGLRHDSPPGWSTLPAVS; via the coding sequence ATGTCTCAACGGGGGACCTTCACCGATGTGGTGCTCGGGAGGGCGGCGGAGCGGCCGGACCGGGACGCTTACCTCTTCCTGCACGCCGCTCCGGACAGCCTTGACGCGCAGCACCTCACCTACCGCGAGCTGGACCACGAGGTCCGCAGGCTCGCCGCCTGGCTCATCGAGCGGGGCCTGCGGCGCGAGCGGGTGCTGATCGCCCAGTCCGACGGGCGGAGCTTCGCCGTCAGCTTCCTGGCCTGCCTGTACGCGGGCGCCGTCGCGGTGCCGGTGGCACCCCCGCACGGCCTGCACCACGCCGACCGGGTGCTCGGCACGGTGAAGGACGCCGGTGTCGCGCTGGTCCTCACCGGCCGGTCGGACGCCCTCGTGGTCTCCCAGCTGCTGGCGGCCGGCGGCTACCAGGACATCCCGTGCCTCGCGGTCGACGCCGCCGAGCTGCCCGAGGCCGGCGACTGGCAGCGGCCCGAGCTCACCGAGGACGACCTGGCACTGCTGCAGTACACCTCCGGCTCCACCAGTGCCCCCAAGGGCGTGATGGTGACCCACCGGATGCTGCTGGCCAACCAGCGGGCCATTTGGCGGTCGATGCGCACCGGCGCCGACACCAGGATCGGCGGCTGGCTGCCGTACCACCACGACATGGGCCTGGTCGGGCAGTTGCTCCACCCGCTCTGGCTGGGCGGCACCGGTGTGCTGCTGCCCTCCTACGCCTTCGTGCGGCGGCCGGTCCGCTGGCTGGAGGCGGTGAGCCGGTACGGGATCACCGCGAGCGCCGGCCCCAACTTCGGGTACGAGCTGTGCGTACGCCGGGTGACGGACGCTCAGCTGGCGGGCCTGGACCTGTCGCACTGGGAGACCGCCGTCAACGGTGCGGAGCCGGTCAGCGCCGAGACCATGCGGCGCTTCGCCGAGCGCTTCGCCCCGGTCGGCTTCCGGCCCGAGGCCTTCGTCCCCGCGTACGGCCTGGCCGAGGGCACCCTGCACGTGACCGGCGGTAGACCCTCGGGCACCGCGCGGCCGCCGGTCGAGCGGGTCGTGGACGCCGAGGCGCTGGCCGGGAACCGGTTCCGCGAGGCGTCGCCCGGCGTACCGTCCCGCACCGTCGTCGGCTGCGGCCAGGCGGACGACGTGGAGCTGCGGATCGTCGACCCGGACTCCCACGAGCTGCTCCCGGACGGGCAGGTCGGCGAGATCTGGCTGCGCGGCGAGAGTATCTCGCCGGGGTACTGGAAACAGCCGGGCGCCGGCGAGAACCGAGGGTCGCTGGGCGAGGAGCACGGCTACCTGCGGACCGGGGACCTCGGGGTCCTGGACGGTGGCGAGCTGTTCGTCACCGGCCGCCTCAAGGACAGCATCGTGGTGGCCGGCCGGAACCTGTACCCCCAGGACATCGAGCGCACCGTGCAGAAGGTGAGCGCGCTGTTCGCCTCCGGGGCGGTGTTCGGGGTCGGCCAGGAGGCCGGCGGCGAGCAGCGGGTGGTCGTGGTGCAGGAGGTGCGGGTCGGCCGGCACGACCTCGACCTGCCGGCCCTGGCCTCGGCGGTCCGGCGGTGCGTGGCCGAGGAGTTCGAGGTGCGCGCGGGCGGAGTTCTGCTGGTCCGGCCCGGCACCGTGCGGCGTACCACCAGCGGCAAGCTGGAGCGGGCCGCGATGCGCAGCCTGTTCCTCGACGGGCGTCTGAAGCCCCTGCACGAGTTCGTGGAGCCCTCCCTGGCGGGCCTGCGGCACGACTCGCCTCCGGGTTGGTCCACCCTCCCCGCGGTCTCCTGA
- a CDS encoding ATP-binding protein, producing MAGWGESEWASHPGANLAADDPSSSGVFALETLERLTPQELEREYLGWLCEQVAAEQEVCLPSRPELVRVARRIVLSVLQRWQLHPLLEAGELLTGELTANAVRHTGGRTIGLRLARRPGWLRVEVRDSSRALPCLIVAEPGSETGHGMMLVEALSERWGADLLPRGKGVWFELKVRERAGG from the coding sequence ATGGCGGGATGGGGCGAGTCAGAGTGGGCATCACATCCGGGGGCCAACCTGGCCGCTGACGACCCGTCGAGCAGTGGGGTGTTCGCGCTGGAGACGCTGGAGCGACTGACGCCGCAGGAGTTGGAACGCGAATATCTCGGCTGGCTCTGCGAGCAGGTGGCGGCCGAGCAGGAGGTGTGCCTGCCCTCGCGTCCCGAACTCGTCAGGGTGGCCCGCCGAATCGTCCTGTCCGTTCTGCAGCGCTGGCAGCTCCACCCGTTACTCGAGGCGGGTGAACTGCTCACCGGCGAGTTGACGGCCAACGCGGTCCGGCACACCGGCGGGCGGACGATCGGGCTGCGGCTGGCCCGCCGGCCCGGCTGGCTGCGGGTGGAGGTGCGCGACTCCTCGCGGGCACTGCCCTGTCTGATCGTGGCCGAGCCCGGCAGTGAGACCGGCCACGGCATGATGCTGGTGGAGGCGCTCTCCGAGCGCTGGGGGGCGGATCTGCTGCCCCGCGGCAAGGGTGTCTGGTTCGAGCTCAAGGTCCGCGAGCGAGCGGGCGGTTGA